The Arachis ipaensis cultivar K30076 chromosome B07, Araip1.1, whole genome shotgun sequence genomic interval CCCAGATTCGGTCGTAAGGCTCTTATCGATCCCCACAAGTTTTAGATCCGCCGTCCATCTTATTAAATCGTTGTACGAGCTTTTTTTACCCCTTTTGTACCAATCGTGGAGAGAGCAGCAGATCACACTGAATCCGCCATCCTTCGCAAGAGTGTAAAAATGAGCTTTCGCAAGCTCATAATCCTTGCGGAGCCGACTATACTCGTCCGGCTTAAAACAGATCTCCAAAAACCCTGGTTTACTGGGTAGACGAGAGAAAATGAACCAATCGCTAAAGGCTTGACAAGCATCCGCGCTGCAGAATCCCGAttgctttctttgattttaattttcttttttattctgtcGTTCACGTTGTTGATTGTTCTCATTCTCTTTCTATTGTCCTCCTGaactttttttatatttattaatttccTTTAGAAGGATGTTTTACAGTAAAGTGTGTTGACTTACGCCACGCCATGGCGTGATTTTCGCAGGTGGTCCCTTTCCGTGTTGGTCTTCCACCCTAGTAAGAAAACCTGGTAAACCAGCCAATCAATAGATTGATTTCACACCGGACACAGCATAGGAAACTTGCTGTTTCGTTCTCTGTGTGAATAGCAAAAAAAAACcacttaaaaaacaaaaaataacaatGAAGAAAAGATACCCGTGTGTGGGTAATATTTTATTTGGTCATTTTAAAAACTTAAAGACCGATTGGAAATACGGTGAAAACTTTGAGTAAAAACTTATATGTTTTTGTGCAAGGCAAATTCTCTAGTGTGGATATACACAAACATCCATACCTATGGATTCTGATGTGTATGGAGAAAGGAGTGACGCGTGGAATAAATGCTGTGCAGTCTTGCTCTACATGATAGCCCGCATTTCGAAAAGTCTGGCAGCACAGCAGAAGAAATCAGGTGTTGTTGGAGGTTTACATTAAGATCAATGAGTGGTTAATGTGAGTTTAGTGATTAACTGATTATGATTTGAGAATGATTTTTGATAAATGGGCTGAAGTTATTTGGGCTCATTTAGGCTGTTTATTTTTTGTTAACATAAGTTTTATTGTTaacataatatattaataatattatttttttattaatatcttaaattttaattattttttatattttttactaaTCATATAATatatgttaaataaaaaattacatattTTTGTACCGTGttaattattatttcttttttttagaagaataaaataactGTCAccgattcaaaaataaaaaatattattataatataaattaGTAAAACATTCTAGTCCTTATGGTGAAGGAGATTGTATCTTCTTACAATACTGTGTCAGTGTGTCATTTCCTTCTCCTTTATTTTGTAATGGTTTATGTCTTTCTTTGTTTAAATATTACAATGAAAATTTTATAATTGTCTTTAtgtgaatatatttttttgatcctTGAATGATAGATTATATggttagattttgatatttataaaagtattatttttgtttaaagtGTGGCTAAATAAATAAACTACACTTTTAACCAAAGCATATTTATAAGAAGATATATTTGCCATCTTCATTGTAGTATCCACCTCTTTATTTTGGATCAATAGTTCATACAATATGGTTTTTTTTCTTTCGTCCAATTAGTATGTAACACAAAGAATGAACAGCCCTAAATGAGCCCAAATAACTTCAGCCCATTTACCAAAAATCATTCTCAAATCATAATCACCAAACTCATTAACCACACATTGATCTTAACGTAAACCTCCAACAACACCTGATCTCTCCTGTTTGGGTCACTGTGCTGTCAGGCTTTTCGGAATGCGAGCCCTCATGTAGAGCAGAACTGTAGAAGTATTTGTTCCACGCGTCACTCCCTTCTCCATACACATCAGAATCTATAGGTATGGATATTTGTGTATGTCTATACTAGAGAATTTGCCTTTGTGTAAACGTGATAGCTACAAGTCACTTTTTGTTTTTCGTGTGTGCGAGAGAAGAGTGTATTTTCCAATGATGTGAGAAGAGAAGTGTTTAACTTTGTTACGGGAGCTACAAATTGGTGCCTTCGATTTGTAATTtcgaatataaaaaaaattttaatgttaaaatcggaccgtccgtttttatttcaaaaaataaaaaaaataaaaaatacaaaacggACCATGCGATTTGTAGTTTTTTTTTACCAAACAAATCGGACTCTCCGATTTGtagtttactttttttttcaaataaatcagaccgtccgatttaaataaaacaccatataaaaaaaaacaccTAATCTTCAATAACAATgtattatacatatatttaaacaatataaaaaaaattagccagcTACAAGTCGTTAAATCACTATCAACTTCACATCATACGTTTTTACCAATTTTAAAAACCATTTTGAAAATTACCTCGTAAAAAAATATGTCTAAAACAAAAGAGTAAGAAAACATAGAAAACTTGATTTCAGAAGAGTAGGATCGGAAGTGAGCCGAGTTGAGATGAGCTAGACCAAACTTAAGCTTGGTTcacaaaaattgagcttggctcataGCTCGACTTATTAACAATCGAGtctatttcttaagctcaagctcgactcaccgagaactcacgagctggctcaaataatagaaacataaatacataatctataattctatatcaataaattataacttacatattcatcaaaattatatgtaaaaaataaatataaaaatttaaataattaagatcattaatatataataataatatattattatttcatatgtatatatataatattaaaagtatagattaaatgtgtatatatgtgtgtgtgtgtgtaattgAACCAGTTTACGAGTTGATGAGCTCGAATTGAACCAGTTTACGAGTTAATGAGTCGAGCTCATCCAAGCTCAAGttcggctcatttaatttatgagctcaattctaAGGTCAAGTTtggctcaccagctcacgagtttagcttatcgagctattaacgaGTCAAACTCAAATTGGTTTATGAGCTGACTTGACTCACTTCCAACCCTACTGAAGAATAAAAAAATCTGATAAACCAGCCAATCAGAACGAAAAAGTTTGCACTTGATTTCACACCGGAcacaaagtaaataaataaataatatgaaaTAACAAATAGGGACCCAATATGATGCAACTGAGTTAAGCCCCACTTTGGTCCCTGAGATTGACGAGTTGACTGATTTAGTCCTCCAGATCCAgattgcaccaaattagtcccccAGATTCGAAAAAATGCACCACGTTAGTCCTTTCCCTATTTTCCGTCACCGGAGGTCTGACGCCGTTAGTGACTTGGCAAATATTACCACGCTGGACACAGTAACGGTTGTATGACATGGCCTAAAGTTTGAATTGCTCCAATTTAGTCCTTATCCCCCTTTTAAAACCTAAGTTCACCATGTCAccccatcatcttcttcttctacccgTTTCTCTCTGGTTCTTCGTCTCCTGCTCCCTTCCAAGTTTACCAGCATGATTGCAAGTGGGAGCCAGAGTTCCATGCGGTCCAACAGTAGGAGTTCCAGTCGAAGTAGAGGGTCGGTTGTTCCACAGTGGTGTGGGTGTGGGTGCCGCCCTGTTCTTCGGTGGTCCACAACAGAGGCTAACCCTAACAAGCCATTCTTTGGGTGCCCTAACTACAATGTTAATGGTAAGAGGTGGTGTGGTTTGTTTGTCTGGGCTGACATTGGAGAAGAAGACCTGAGAGGAAGGGTAATGTCTACTGTGGATGGTGACCAAGTTAGGGTGGATTTGGCTTGGAGAATTAGGAAGATAGAAGCTGAAATTAGAACCCAAAAAATGTACATTTTAGGTTTGGCTTTGTTTGTAGTTTTTGTTGTGGGTTTTATGTTGGTAGTTAAAGCTTGAAGATGAGTTTGTGTTTCTGTATTCAGGGTGGAAGTGTATTAGAAGAAAGTAAAAAGAGGGCTGCACACGCATGCACACAGGACATTCCTGAAGGAATTAACAAAGTAATGTGTCATTAAAGTATTTAACACAGTTCTCTTGGTTAATAAAGAAGTATGTAATTACCTGTTAGCATCCAAAATTGACATGTGCAGAGTCGCTTGCCCAAATCCACTACCATGTTAGTTGGATGACCATGAACTTCAAACTTCTCATAGTCATCATCCCCTGTCCAGATTGGCATCCAACTTTTAGACTCCTTCCTGATCTTGTCCAACCTACTTTGAACCACTGGTGGTAGCTTTCCTACATGCTTGGCTAACTTAACTTTGTTTTTAGCGATTGTTCTCAAAACAAACATTCTGACCTCCTCAAGTAGCGTGATGATTGGCTTGGCCCTTGCTTCCTTAATTCTTGCATTAAAGACCTCGCAAGCGTTATTGCAGATATTATCCAGTTTAGGAGCATGACTAAATGCTGACTTTGTCCAGGACTCCATAGGCCACTTGTTCAGGTAACTCCACGCAtcttcattaatttttttaatcttctTCATATTGTCAGAGAAATCTTGATAAGTTGTTGATCGTGCGCATTCCCAAAGTAAACCCTTTAACTCTAAATCCTTCCACTGCTTGTTAAAATTTCTCCATAAGTGCCACACGCAGAACCTATGGTGGACATGAGGCATGACCTCCTGGACTGCAGACAGCAGGCCCTGCATGTGAAACAGAAACAATTCGTGATACATAATAGTCCCTGAGTTACACATCGTGATATATAATAGTCCCTAACTTACAAATCATGATACATAATAGTCCCTGACTTACAAATCGTGATACATAATAGTTCCTGAGTTATAAGTCGTGATACATAATAGTCCCTAGGAGCATAGTTCACATAAAACTCAAACAGTATACAACAGTAACAACATTCAGTTCATAGCTTTATACAACTAAGTTTACATCATACAATTCAGTTCACAGCATACTATGCACAAGCAGTAAAGGCATTCAGTTCACAGTAATACAATTCAGATCAAGGTACTTACATTAACTAGCAATAGGCTATACCAATTCTAATACAACAACCTACTAGGAAAGGGCAAACAATAGCCATTTATATTTACCTTCTGCATGTCGTTCATGAAGCACCATTTGTTTTCTTTATAGTCTCCAAGGTCCTCATGGAGTAGCTCCAGAAACCACCTCCAGTTCTCCATGTTCTCGACATCCACAATTGCCCATGCTATAACATAGATGTGATGATTTGCGTCCTGACCCACAACGGATAGAATCTGGCCTCCAGTTTGAGTTTTAAGGAACGCACCATCTAAACCAATCAGTCGCCTGCACCCAGCCTTAAAACCATTCTTGCACCCACTAAGACATACATACATCCTCTGAAAGATCACATTTTCATCTGGTTGGGGGATGGTTCCTATTCTAACTGTTGACCCCGGATTACACTTCAATAGAGTTTCTCCATAGTCCCTTACCATTGCATACTGGGCCTTCTCATCCCCATACACCACAGCTCTAGCGTCTGCCAAGGCTCTAGAAATTGAATTCCTATTCAGCACAAGATCACACTTGGACTTGAAGTATACAGCTGCCTCACATTGTCTGAAGTTAGGATATTTCCTAACCTTCTTCACTAACTTGCTAGTCAACCAATTCCTATTTGCAGCTCGGTTGGAGGCCTCTCTAGCACAAGTGTGGTCGTCATTCAAGGTTTTTATCTGCCAACATGTCTCCTCGTGGTCTCGTGATGCATATACCACCCACTTGCAATCCTCAACTTTACAAACAGCCCTGCATCTCACAGCATCGTTCTTAATAAACTGAATCCTCCTACCTTCTTGAATTGTAAACTCTCTCACTGCCTCTCTGAACTCCCACTTTGTATTAAATTTCATCCCCACCTCAAGTTTTAAATCACCGAATCGAATACCATCTCTAAATACTGGGAATACATCATCTGGCTCTTCTTCAAAAAATTCTTCATCCGAAGGAGGAGGAGTCTTCATTTCCTCGGAGTGCCAAGAGTTGGCACCATCAGACTCTGCTCCAGGATCATATGAGTTGTCCAGATTTTCATCTCCGGTCACAGGCACTTCTAAGAAACTCAAGTCCACATCACACTCCTCATCATCCACAACCAATGCGTCATCATCGTTAAGAAACTTCCTCTTAGACTTTGCTAGTCCCTCAGCAGGTGCATGCTTCGAGCCAGGCTCTCTCCTCTTGGTCTCACATTTTTTAACAACATCATCATCAGTTGAGCTATCATCTCTCCCAGGATCATATGAACTGTCCTCTGTGGTGTGTTCATCTTCAGAAGAAGACAACCTCAgcacttcttttttcttctcatgTTGCTTCCTAGTCCTCACTTGTGAAGTAGACCTTGTGCAATAGGCTTTAGCTCTGATTTTGGGCTTTGCCTTTGGGTTGGGCTTAGACACAGAATTTTTGTTGGGCTTGGACTTGGGCTTAGAGGCATTCTTCGGGTTGGCAGTGGCCTTCTGTGATGAGGTAGTATTGGCTTTTTGATTTGGGTTGACATTTGAATTGGGTTTCAGTTTTGGGGGAACTGGAGGAGTAGTTGTAACATGCTCTGCAGTAGTAGCTTGGCTAGGATTAGAGTTGGGTGTGGTAGTAGGATTACTGTTTTGGGTTGTTGGGTTACTAGCACCAGGATCTGTTGGTTCTATGGTCTTGGGTGGTGAGGTATTATGCATTGGTTCAGTGCTCTTGGTGAATGGAGTCTCATCAGCAGGGGTAGTGGGTTTATTAGCTGGGTTTGGGGTTTCATCTTGTAGGGGTTCATGGTCATCTTCATCACTAGGCTTTCTCAAATCATCATGGTCACCCTCAACATACTCCACAATCTCATTTCCCTCAAGAATTTCTGGTGTTGAAACTGCATGCTCAAAGTAAACATCAACCAGCCCCTCATTCTTTTCACCCATGAAACACATCTCTCTCAGCTCATCATCACAATTCAGAGCTCTTAACCCAACTTCTAAACTCCTCCCAGGCACATGCCACCAACattctcctatcctatcataTCCTAGTTCCTTATAATAATTTCTCACCCAAAAAACATCTAAAGTATTTACATCAATGTCCCCAACGCATGCCTTCTTATCAGGAGAATATATAGTCATCCCTTTTTCATCTTTTTGAAATTTTCCCCCATGGTGGAACATTATATCTAAGTGCACATCCATCTGCATGATTAACAAAAATTTCTTTTCAGAAACAGTTCCACACAATGATCCCTTTAACATACTTTTCATCAACTACATTCATACATTATAGAAACATATatcaaaataaaacaaatttatcCACCatcagaacagagcatgaagacAAACCCCAAAAAAACAGTTGCAGACAACATCCAAATAAAACCCTAGCCCAAATTCCACTACAAACTTTATGGAAAAATAACTTacaaagcaataaactatgatcAACAACCATCAACGCATTccctaaaatttgaaaaaaaatatttttaaattcttcaCTAACCTCGGTGACGGAACAGAAGCTCCTTGTTGCAGCAAAGTCCCTCCTCACACAACTGTTCAATGTTTTCTTGCGATCAAGCAGTCTCCGGAATCCTATTGCTTAGTCGTTCCTGATTTCAGTGACTAACGGAGGAGAGACGTTTTTCCTCTGTGTCAGTCATGGAGGGGTTGAAGACGAAGAGTGAAGAACAACGAGGGAGAGGCCAACGTTTTGTTTTCCTTTGCATAGAAACGACGTCGCTCAAAGGGGGATTTTAGCGCCAATCTACAAACGACGCCGTTTCCACCGTGTCCAGCGTGGCAATATTTGCCAAGTCACTAACGGCGTCAGACCTCCGGTGACGGAAAATAGGGAAAGGACTAACGTGGTGCATTTTTTCGAATCTggaggactaatttggtgcaattGGGATCTGGAGGACTAAATCGGTGCAACTCGTCAATCTCAGGGACCAAAGTGGGGCTTAACTCTGATGCAACTATGAATTGTTAATAACATTATTACCTGATCTTACAAACATAAATTGTCAAATAACTGAATAACAGCTCTTCAACTATGATGCAACACACTTATTCCAGCAGATAATAAATGTCTAGGAAATTCTTTAAATCTTATTTGCCACTGAATTTCAGATTTCGAAAAATCTAAGTTGGAAAGTGACATTTTAGattatttttaatgaattttttacttaaataaaaagttaaatgTGTAATGATACTGATACGTCACTCTTATCTTCGGTTGCACAAAAAGTTCGGTACGTGAGTCAATAAACTCGGTCCCGTATCAATCGCCCGAAAAGCTTGGCACGAGAGCAGAACCGGAACAGCACCTCCCAGCTAAAAAATAGGAAACGTGCTCAACTAGTTTAAAGCACCAAAACAAAATAATGTAACCAACCTACAAGCTAGGACTTATCCACTAACGGGTAAAAATAACTCCTATAAAACCGAGCTAATATTCTCGGTTAGGTTCAGGTTCTATCACTCTCAATCTTCTACTCTTTACTTGAAACTCATTCACTGAAAAtcattactgacttgagcgtcggaataTCTTATGCAGGTATTCTCGCCGCGGTGTTTGATCTTGACCGACGTAAAGCTCTTCCTCTTTGTTGGCGACTTACTCGGAAACGCTTAAACTCGGCCTCCCTAGTGTTCGGACGAACCACATACAATTCTCTAAATTGAATCAAATTATAGCGTTGtcctatttttttatataaaccgCGGTTTTGAATTATTAATATTCgtggttaaaaaaatatttactaaaGACATAATAATaagagtaaatattttttttggtttttgactATTTATCCGATCTAcctcctaaaaatttaaaaatttaaattagtcCCTTATCTACTTTGATATATGTACGTTCTGATGGCTGAAGAATGAAAAATGAGGATTTTGATTAGGGTTTAGTTCTGCCTTTTCTCTGTTTACTAGTTACTAATACTAGCTCTCACTCTCTCAGGTCTCACCAGTCACCAGTTTTTTCAATTACTTCTTAAGGAAAAAACCGTCAACACTCAGATTTATTCTGTCCCTCACATTTCAATTCGAATGTTATTTTTagctcaaatttttttttattattgtatgaAAAATAAACTTCACGTCAATAGAGAAATACTGaaatagttaaaaataaaatgatattATACGAAactattttttagaaaaatattgtatgtactaataataaaatttgaatttgaaataaagtttaattttcatgcactgacagtataaaatattttactgaCGGTGTAAATCCTATAAAATATCACATAGTCGTGCAATTACAACTATAGTAATTTTTGTTAATGTAACATTATGTGATTGgatatgttagaaacaagagactaaattggagaaagaatttgtgtattattgagtgtgttgatacaatatagaagggtatttatagtgtTAAgaaaatcgaaataataaagacgtaatatcctataataaatatttagatatactaaataatgctaattgatcctaattatattctaacatctccCTTCAAACTCAAGtaacaacttgagtttgaaacttatttaaaacaacgacATATAGAGAAAAAAACTGCATAAACTGATAAAACGGGTGTAGACGAAACTGctggaaggaagcgcagacggaactgccgcaaAGAAACACGGAACTGCCACAAGAAAACGCAGACAAAACTGCCACAAGGAAACGCAGACAAAACTACCACAAGAAAAGCAGACGAAACTGCTAAAAGATAGCAAAAATTATATGATTTCTTCGGAAAACAGCGGATGACATTGGTGTTTGATTATTCGACTCAGAAAGACACAAGACGAAGAGAATATGCTAGTCGGTAAGGTGAAAAAACATTAAAGAAGTGACAAAAAGGAAGGGAAAAAATGGCACGGAAAAAAAGTATGAAAAATACGATAATTTTAACAGAAGAAAAACAACATATCctcctcaaggaggataccatggctctgataccatgttagaaacaagtgactaaactggagaaaaaatttgtgtattattgagtgtgttcaagttgtctggaatgatacaatatagaagggcatttataggtgctaagagaatcgaaataataaagacgtacgGAACTGGCACAaagaaacgcagacggaactgcttcAAGGAAACACAAACGAAACGCAAACGGAACTGTCGCGAGAGAACGCAAACAGAACTaccacgagagaacgcagacggaactgtcaCGAGAGAACACAGATGGAAttgccacgagagaacgcagatggAGACGGAACTGTCACGAGAGAACACAGATGAAATTGCCACGACAGGATGCAGACGAAACTGCCGAGGAACTGCCGAAAGAgagcgaaaactatatgatttcttcatgaaaATAGGTAAGCAGCGGATGACAATGGTATTTGATCATTCAACCCGAAAAAACACAAGATAGAGAGAACAAGCTAGTTAGTGAGGTGAGAAAGTATCAAAGGAGTGACAAGAGACAAGGGTATGACATTAAAAAAAAGTACaaatcttcaaggaggataccatggctatgataccatgttagaaacaagagactaaactggagaaagaatttgtgtattattaagtgtattcaagttgtctagaatgatacaatataaaagggtatttataggtattaagagaatcgtaataataaatattgttagaaacaagagagtaAACTGAAAAAAAAAGGTTTGTGTAtattcaagttgtgtagaatgatacaatatagaagggtatttataggtgctaagagaattgaaataataaaaaacgtaatatcctataataaatattcagatatactaaataatactaattatattctaacataatACACGTGTAAAAGAGTTTTACACTgacaatacatcaaaattaaattctttgaaATATTGCATAAACTATAACTCGTCCTTCATGCTCCATATCAAATTCTATTAAAGAATATCAATGTAAATACATTATACATTGGTTATAATATTAGTTTTAAAACACAATTCATATAAGGAAAATTATTTACACTGTTCTAACCAATTATTATATCTAGTCACAAAAAGAAATTACATATCTTTATCCAGTTTTAGAATCCTAATTAAGTTGCTTAGTGTTACTTTAGACTCTAGAGATTATTTAAGGAAAATACTTTTAATCAGTTAGAAACACACATTAATTGCTAAGAAGCAATAACTCAAGTGACATAGTCTccctatactcaattaagaggttgcgggttcgagtctctatatctttgataaaaaaaaaaaaaagaaacacacATTAATTATTAAGACCATTTGTGTATAATACACGTATAAGTGTATAACTATCCGTCTCATTCTTCAGTTGCTTTTGCTAAATACGATCACCATACACCTCACAAACATTGATGTCGCTGTGAATGTCTGAATGACCATGAAAGGGATAGCACCCATCATTCACATCTTTAGAGGGAATGGAGACTTGTCTATTTCAAACCCGATGAGCAACACCATTTTACATTTGAAAGAAATCATTATAGTCAGGAAAGAACTAACCAATGCAAAAATCAACTAAGTTCCATCAAAATCATATACTTATACATAACGGTTTAGAGAGTAATGCTCCATAGCAGAGCAATATCCAAATGGGTTCATCATCAATTGTTTCTACAACCTTCAAATAGGAAACAaactgaagttcaccaagaaagCTAACATAAAAATGGTGAACGAGCAATCAACAATTCCTTTGATTAACAACAGCTAGCAAACCAATTTCCGACTTGATGGCCAAGCCTACTCTGTGACTCTAACATAAAGGGATGAGAGCATTCGCGAAAATGATAATTTCTCACACCAAATCGATGTCTTGTCAAGGATCCTTGCCGCCAGGTCTGCCACTTCCTCAGTTGTCACAACCAAGAGGCTTGGTATGTTGAGAAAGTCCGCAACCTACACATCCACATCCACACAGCATTGCATTAACTATTAGCAAAGCACTAACTAGCAAAGAAAACTTTGCTCCCAAACCAACTTTGATCAACATAACACAAAACTTGGGAGGTCCCTTGGAATTTGCAAACGCAGAGTAAATTTTTTTAGCAATTTTGATACTCCTATGACTCCCACATTACAACATAAATGCACCAAGATGTGTTATTTGTATACATGTGATAACTATTAGTATCTAACTTACTTCAAGAGTGCAAAACAAGAAATATCACATAAATTCAAGTGAGATGAAGTGAGTTTTGCTATTAAGGACTTAGGTTCTAACTTCTAAGATTCACCTCACATGTATCGCATTTAGTGTGAATATTTTCCAAAAATTTATGTAGCAGTTAACATCAAGAACAATAATCAAATGCATCTGACCATGACTAGATAGATACATGACTCAAGTCAAGTGAACTCACTGTATCCAAATGTGGGAGAATGCATCGGTTACGCTTGAGGAATTCTGTCATCCAGCCTTGGAAATGGTCCACAATCAGAAGGCCCTCCCCGATAGGGTGGAAATCATGTATCTCAAGGAAATCATATGTCTTCTGACAGAAGTCGATGACCTGAGAGAGAACATGGCCAGTGCAGCTCACATTGATGTTCTCAGAATTCCCATTGTATCCAACAAGCTTTCTCAAGAACAGCGATTGATTAACGGCAACAGGCACAAACATCTCTAAGACCTTTCCATCAGAACTTGTAAGGGAAACATGGTTCAATTCTTGATGACGGTAGTCACCACAGTAAAGAGAAAGGCAGATATTCCTAAAGTCAGTGGACATCATGAGAGCCTGGAATTCCTCGAGACGACTCTTGCCAAAATCTCCTGTTTGAGTGAACCAGTCCCTAAAGCCTTTACAGGCAACAACACTGCCTCCTAATAACTTAGCGCGGTCCAATTCCTCTAGAATCTCTCTGCTACGGTTGTTGTCCACACCAGTGAAATAATGGAACATTTGGCTGAACGAATACTCGTTGGTGTGGCAGCCACCATGGCGCTCTAGCTCCTGAGTTGTCATAGCCAATAAGCTCGGGATCTGAAGATCTTCCGCAGCCTACCAAACACGATTGACTCAATTTAGTCCCTCAAACTGAAATCGTTA includes:
- the LOC107608775 gene encoding uncharacterized protein LOC107608775 (The sequence of the model RefSeq protein was modified relative to this genomic sequence to represent the inferred CDS: added 62 bases not found in genome assembly) encodes the protein MLPITKKMSLLAQVQLPRFLRSSCSTRRSATVGEMGHYFTAMTKNRQRHSDIVQAVSTAEELGNFRISSCVSLRTWLNSSDSDSDKLDDFHRLVRDGDVRRLCQNVYFGRFDHKRKGSHTSLESSDGRVMEIDKSVAAAESVVLKGLLDSVGSNGGVIPLTNVSGDVLSEVILFLQKKRDFQEIVDKIAANYKGWSTAFINRNRPILRELHQAAEDLQIPSLLAMTTQELERHGGCHTNEYSFSQMFHYFTGVDNNRSREILEELDRAKLLGGSVVACKGFRDWFTQTGDFGKSRLEEFQALMMSTDFRNICLSLYCGDYRHQELNHVSLTSSDGKVLEMFVPVAVNQSLFLRKLVGYNGNSENINVSCTGHVLSQVIDFCQKTYDFLEIHDFHPIGEGLLIVDHFQGWMTEFLKRNRCILPHLDTVADFLNIPSLLVVTTEEVADLAARILDKTSIWCEKLSFSRMLSSLYVRVTE